AACCTTTACAAGTATCACTAGGATTATTATGCTAATTGGACTTTCCATACCCTTTGACCCTAATTTTCATTGTTCGGCATATACTGATTTATTTCATCCTTTATTCTTTACAGTTCAAACTTCTTTTAGTTAATTTTCCCTAAGAGGTGAGACCTTATGCCCGCACCCACAGAATATGAAATTCCGATAAAAAATCAATTTCAGAAAATAGATTATGAAATTGTCCACATTACTCAGGAGCGACTTCGGATTCGTATACCTCGGCTGGCGAATGATCCAGAGTATGCAAGTTCGCTGACTTGGGTCATAGAATCTTTTGATTTTATTGTTAGTGTGCGGATTAACCAGCCATCTAGCTCGTTAATTGTCTATTATGAACCCGACGTGTCTGTAACAACGGTACAAAAAAGCTTGTTAAATAGCATTCAGCAAGCTAGCGTCGTTGAACTTCCGCCGGGGACAGTACCAATAAAAAGGGAACTAAGACCAGAAATCGACTGGATAGAACGGCTAGGACTCCCTTTAGTCAGCTTGGGTTTGGCTGTGCTTTCTAGTCAGTTGATGCTACCTATCCCGGCTTTAGCAATTGGTGGCTTAATTGCTGTGGCTGCTGCACCCTTTGTGACTAGGCTTATAGAAACAACTGTAAAAGAACGACGACTAGACGCGGATATTCTTGACGCACTTTGGCTAGGTCTTTACACCATTAAAGGAGACTTTGTAGGCCCGTCACTCATGTTGAGTTTAATGGAAACAGGGGATGCACTGCGAGATGCCACCGCCCGCGCTTCGGAGAGGCAATTTATGGATTTGTTCATAGGTATGGATAAATCTGTCAAGGTGGAACGGGATGGGCAAGAGGTGCAGGTTCCCCTAAAAAATGTACAAAAAGGCGATCGCGTTATTGTTTATCCAGGTGAAATGATTCCAGTGAGTGGGCGAGTACTGCGGGGTACAGCATTAATTGATGAACATAAACTCACGGGAGAGTCTACGTTAGTTTCTCGCTCTGAAGGACAGGTAGTTCACGCCTCTACTTTGTTGTTAGAAGGCAAGATTTGCATACTAACAAAACGAATTGGCAAAAATACCCGCTTAGGAGTGACAGTCGAACTCTTGCAATCTGCTCCAGTTCATGATACACGCGTTGAAGATTATGCAGCCAAAGTTGCTGATGCGACCATTGTACCAACCCTCCTATTAAGCGGTGCAATTTTTGCTGTTACAAGAGATGTATCGCGATCGCTTGCTCCTCTCCACCTCGATTTTAGCCACAGCATTCGCATTGCCGTACCTTCTACGGTTCTAGCAGCGCTTACCTATGCTGCGCGGCATGGCATCTACATCCGTAGCGGACGTGCCCTGGA
This genomic interval from Nostoc flagelliforme CCNUN1 contains the following:
- a CDS encoding heavy metal translocating P-type ATPase, whose amino-acid sequence is MPAPTEYEIPIKNQFQKIDYEIVHITQERLRIRIPRLANDPEYASSLTWVIESFDFIVSVRINQPSSSLIVYYEPDVSVTTVQKSLLNSIQQASVVELPPGTVPIKRELRPEIDWIERLGLPLVSLGLAVLSSQLMLPIPALAIGGLIAVAAAPFVTRLIETTVKERRLDADILDALWLGLYTIKGDFVGPSLMLSLMETGDALRDATARASERQFMDLFIGMDKSVKVERDGQEVQVPLKNVQKGDRVIVYPGEMIPVSGRVLRGTALIDEHKLTGESTLVSRSEGQVVHASTLLLEGKICILTKRIGKNTRLGVTVELLQSAPVHDTRVEDYAAKVADATIVPTLLLSGAIFAVTRDVSRSLAPLHLDFSHSIRIAVPSTVLAALTYAARHGIYIRSGRALEILARTDTVVFDKTGTLTQGNAKVVAVKTARPEISSAYVLQIAASAEQGNTHPVASAILRHAQENNIKIRPCEAWDYRIGFGVVAQISGQRILAGSYRLMLQEGIDINPTHQRHPELRTGSQSTVYVAMGGELLGVILYTDPVRPESAQVITILESQGQQTYILSGDSQRVASRVAQELGINSNHVYAESFPDQKVDVIRQLQSQERTVVFIGEGINDAAALAHADVSISFASGIDIARETADVVLLDDDLRGIPHAIAIAKQAMDIIYQNTALIAIPNIAVVLAGILFAFDPVLGVIVSNGSALIAELNSFRPLFNAQAAPSFDSVVVKSIPDTKRPAKSAETLADSRELQVLTPDLQPTVPS